One window of Vitis riparia cultivar Riparia Gloire de Montpellier isolate 1030 chromosome 5, EGFV_Vit.rip_1.0, whole genome shotgun sequence genomic DNA carries:
- the LOC117915222 gene encoding uncharacterized protein LOC117915222 encodes MATTESTRLYTRCSSSRFLKLCNRLPAEKLDVVRDLQFGGLLHLNCKEIRHNICIWLIAHFNVGFRRIDITSHQRYDLTAADVGLVFGLPTTGRILHIATTPSGHPFVS; translated from the exons ATGGCCACTACGGAG TCCACCAGATTGTATACACGTTGTTCATCTTCAAGGTTTCTAAAACTATGCAACAGGCTCCCTGCTGAGAAATTGGACGTGGTTCGAGACCTTCAGTTTGGAGGTCTTCTTCACTTAAATTGCAAGGAGATACGGCATAATATCTGTATATGGCTGATTGCCCATTTTAACGTTGGCTTCAGACGCATTGACATTACATCCCACCAAAGGTATGATCTGACAGCTGCTGATGTCGGCCTTGTCTTTGGCCTCCCGACGACTGGACGGATTCTACATATTGCTACTACCCCCTCTGGTCATCCGTTCG TTTCGTAG